The Streptomyces sp. A2-16 sequence GACGCTGGTCTTCGGGTCGAAGAGGGCGCGGGTTGTGGGGTTGTCGTACAGGGGTGGTCGCTTGGCGACCAGGGTGCGGTCGCCCGCGTCGATCGTGTCGCCGTCGGTCATGAAGCGGCACCGGTTGATGGGAGTCTCCCACTCCTCGGCCATGCGGCCGAGGGAGAACCATGTCGTCAGCAGGGTCGCGTTCGGGCATTCGGCGAGGACCGCCAGGAGGTTGCCGGCGTGGTCGCGATCGTCGTGGGTGAGGAAGATCCACCGGACGTCCAGCGGATCCACGACGGACCAGGCTGCCTCCAGCCACTGGGAGCGCACTGCGGGCGCCCCGGTGTCCACGAGAACCGGTTCGGCTCCCCGAATCACCATCGAGTTCATCGGAAAGTGGCCGACCGGCGGGGCCTCGAGGGCCCACGGGATGACGAACGTCTCCTCGGCGATCTTGTACGGCTGCAGAAGGTTGAACGTTTCCATGATGGGCATCGCTGCTCTCCTTAGGACGGAGTCGCCGCAGCATCCATGAATCCAGTGCAGCCCCATGGCGGGCCACCGTCAAACGCAGAACGTGCATAAGTCCTCGTTGGTGTGTTCACGGGGACTCTGCGTTGGGCCGGTGCGGTCTTTTCGGGGCCGGGGCAGCTTGACGGCCCGGTTGCCGCGTCGAGTGGGCGCCGGGTGCCACTTTCCCGGTGTGGTGGTGCGGATCGTTGGTACTCCAGCCGTAGTTCATGATCTTCATGCCTGCGCGGCTTGTCGTCGGTGGTGGCCGGCCTGAGATCGAGCCTGGTGGCGGCGTCGCCCGTGGGACCAGCTGAGCCGGTGGGCTGTGTCGTGGACGGGTCGGATGACGACCGTGATGAACAGGCGCTGGATCTCGTTGCAGCTCACCCGGCACAGCGACGTCGTCGTCTCTCTGCTGGCCGACCCGTTCACGGCCGCCAACATCGTCATCGAACACCTGATACCGCTCACGTCGTGGTCTGACGAGACGCACCAACGTGCTCGCGCCTACGTCAAGGGCGGGCGCCGCCCCGGGAGAACCTGGTCGGCACCGTTCCCCGGGCCACCGTCGACGACCTCAACACCGTTCAGGTCCGCGCCGCCGACCTACATGCACCCTCGGAGCACGAGGCTGGAGATGTTCGCGAGGGATACAGCGAGACGGTGGCGCACAGACCGTGCGGAACGCTGAGCACCATCCGAGCCCACCAGGGCACGTCGGATCACACAGCGGCTCCCGGTTGCCACCGCTATCCACGCGGACGTGCAGCCGCGGCTTCGGCTTCACGGTCGAAGCCGGTGATCTCTTCCAGACAGTCGGGCGACGCGGACGGCGCGGCAGCACTCGTTGCTGTGGCCCGGACCAGGATGGGCAGGTGATCGGAGGCCGCCTGCCAGGACGGGCTCACGGGCACCCGCGCGGAC is a genomic window containing:
- a CDS encoding MBL fold metallo-hydrolase encodes the protein MPIMETFNLLQPYKIAEETFVIPWALEAPPVGHFPMNSMVIRGAEPVLVDTGAPAVRSQWLEAAWSVVDPLDVRWIFLTHDDRDHAGNLLAVLAECPNATLLTTWFSLGRMAEEWETPINRCRFMTDGDTIDAGDRTLVAKRPPLYDNPTTRALFDPKTSVLWAVDTFATNVPAPMPDVAALSADEFRDGQFFGGRLVSPWVALLDTQKFRAVVDDFQRLNAEVIAGCHSPVLRGPKVPEAYDLLRQLPEIPPWADFTQADLDQWMAAAESSVPPEQPRPSGT